The following proteins are encoded in a genomic region of Pseudorca crassidens isolate mPseCra1 chromosome 1, mPseCra1.hap1, whole genome shotgun sequence:
- the SUV39H2 gene encoding histone-lysine N-methyltransferase SUV39H2 isoform X2 encodes MEYYLVKWKGWPDSTNTWEPLQNLKCPLLLQQFSNDKHNYLSQVKKGKAITLKENHRALKPAIAEYIVKKAKQRIALQRWQDELNRRKNHKGMIFVENTVDLEGPPSDFYYINEYKPAPGISLVNEATFGCSCTDCFFEKCCPAEAGVLLAYNKNQQIKIPPGTPIYECNSRCQCGPDCPNRIVQKGTQYSLCIFRTSNGCGWGVKTLVKIRRRSFVMEYVGEVITSEEAERRGQLYDNKGITYLFDLDYESDEFTVDAARYGNVSHFVNHSCDPNLQVFNVFIDNLDTRLPRIALFSTRTINAGEELTFDYQMKGSGDISSDSVDHSPAKKRARTVCKCGAVTCRGYLN; translated from the exons ATGGAATATTATCTTGTAAAATGGAAAGGATGGCCAGATTCTACAAATACTTGGGAACCTTTGCAAAATCTCAAGTGCCCATTACTGCTTCAGCAGTTCTCTAATGACAAGCATAATTATTTATCTCAGGTAAAGAAAGGCAAAGCAATAACtctaaaagaaaatcacagagctTTGAAACCTGCCATTGCTGAATACATTGTAAAGAAGGCTAAACAAAGGATAGCTCTGCAGAGATGGCAGGATGAACTCAACAGAAGGAAGAATCACAAAGGAATgatttttgttgaaaatactgTGGACTTAGAGGGCCCCCCTTCAGACTTCTACTACATTAATGAATACAAACCAGCTCCTGGAATCAGCTTAGTGAATGAAGCCACCTTTGGTTGTTCATGCACAGATTGCTTCTTTGAGAAATGTTGTCCTGCTGAAGCTGGAGTTCTTTTGGCTTATAATAAAAATCAGCAAATTAAAATCCCACCTGGCACCCCCATTTACGAATGCAACTCAAGGTGTCAGTGTGGACCCGATTGTCCCAACAGGATTGTCCAAAAAGGCACGCAGTATTCACTTTGCATCTTTCGGACCAGCAATGGCTGTGGCTGGGGCGTAAAGACCCTCGTGAAGATTAGGAGAAGGAGCTTTGTCATGGAGTATGTCGGAGAG gttatCACAAGTGAAGAAGCTGAAAGACGGGGGCAGTTATATGACAACAAAGGAATCACATATCTCTTTGATCTGGACTATGAATCTGATGAATTCACAGTGGATGCAGCTCGATACGGAAATGTGTCTCATTTTGTGAATCACAGT TGTGACCCGAATCTTCAGGTGTTCAACGTTTTCATTGATAACCTCGACACCCGTCTTCCCCGAATAGCATTATTTTCCACGagaactataaatgctggagaagagcTCACTTTTGATTATCAAATGAAAG GTTCTGGAGATATATCTTCAGATTCTGTTGACCACAGCCCAGCCAAAAAGAGGGCCAGAACTGTGTGCAAATGTGGAGCTGTGACTTGCAGAGGTTACCTCAACTGA